One region of Bradyrhizobium betae genomic DNA includes:
- a CDS encoding amino acid ABC transporter permease: protein MGGHLNINHLMFLGQGALWTIGLSVIALIGGGIVGFGIALARISPLKSVRIASAVYVQLIQGTPLLVILFLGYFGLAAIGLKVSSLTAAGASLTLYVAAYLGEIWRGCIQSVPKPQWEAAEGLALSRTQRMMKVILPQAIRIATPPTVGFMVQIIKNTSLASVVGFVELMRSGQIVNNSLFEPFAIYAIIAVTYFAMCYPLSLFSQKLERRMGRGRSNLAPA, encoded by the coding sequence ATGGGCGGACATCTCAACATCAATCATCTGATGTTCCTCGGCCAGGGCGCGCTGTGGACGATCGGGCTATCCGTGATCGCGCTGATCGGCGGCGGCATCGTCGGCTTCGGGATTGCGCTGGCCCGCATCTCGCCGCTCAAATCGGTGCGGATCGCCAGTGCCGTCTATGTCCAGCTCATCCAGGGCACGCCGCTGCTGGTCATCCTGTTTCTCGGCTATTTCGGCCTCGCCGCGATCGGCCTCAAGGTCTCCTCGCTCACGGCCGCTGGCGCCTCGCTCACGCTCTACGTCGCCGCCTATCTCGGCGAGATCTGGCGCGGCTGCATCCAGTCCGTGCCAAAGCCGCAATGGGAGGCCGCCGAAGGCCTCGCCCTGAGCCGGACCCAGCGCATGATGAAGGTGATCCTGCCGCAGGCCATCCGCATCGCGACGCCGCCCACCGTCGGCTTCATGGTGCAGATCATCAAGAACACCTCGCTCGCTTCCGTCGTCGGCTTCGTCGAGCTGATGCGCTCGGGCCAGATCGTCAACAACTCGCTGTTCGAGCCGTTCGCCATCTACGCCATCATCGCCGTCACCTATTTCGCCATGTGCTATCCCCTCTCCCTGTTCAGCCAGAAACTGGAACGGCGGATGGGGCGTGGCAGGTCCAACCTCGCACCAGCCTGA
- a CDS encoding amino acid ABC transporter ATP-binding protein has protein sequence MQQNPSSEPIVSLRDVQKSFGPLLVLDGVSFAVERGEVLALIGRSGSGKSTALRCIDRFEKVDGGEIVVCGHRVDRPDVDLRALRQDVGIVFQSYNLFPHLTIEQNITLAPCAVKGMATSQAKDLARKVLAQVGLEEKLHAYPEQLSGGQQQRAAIARSLAMQPKVMLFDEVTSALDPELTGEVLKVIEQLAADGMTMVMVTHEMGFAKGIADRIVFMHRGKVHETGPASILTSPTTPELTQFVGTGNLKS, from the coding sequence ATGCAGCAAAACCCCTCCTCCGAACCGATCGTGTCGCTTCGCGACGTGCAGAAGAGCTTTGGCCCGCTCCTTGTGCTCGACGGCGTCTCCTTTGCCGTCGAACGCGGCGAGGTGCTGGCGCTGATCGGCCGCTCCGGGTCCGGCAAGAGCACGGCGCTGCGCTGCATCGACCGCTTCGAGAAGGTCGACGGCGGCGAGATCGTCGTTTGCGGACATCGCGTCGACCGCCCTGACGTCGACCTGCGCGCGCTCCGCCAGGACGTCGGCATCGTATTCCAGAGCTACAATCTGTTTCCGCATCTCACCATCGAGCAGAACATCACGCTGGCGCCCTGCGCCGTGAAGGGCATGGCGACGTCGCAAGCGAAAGATCTCGCGCGAAAAGTGCTGGCGCAGGTCGGGCTCGAGGAGAAGCTGCACGCCTACCCGGAGCAACTTTCCGGCGGCCAGCAGCAGCGCGCCGCGATCGCCCGATCGCTCGCCATGCAGCCGAAGGTCATGCTGTTTGACGAGGTCACCTCCGCACTCGATCCGGAACTCACCGGCGAAGTGCTCAAGGTGATCGAGCAGCTCGCCGCCGACGGCATGACCATGGTGATGGTGACCCACGAGATGGGCTTTGCCAAGGGCATCGCCGACCGGATCGTCTTCATGCATCGCGGCAAGGTTCACGAGACCGGGCCTGCCTCGATCCTGACGTCGCCGACGACCCCCGAACTCACGCAATTCGTGGGTACGGGAAACTTAAAATCATAA
- a CDS encoding sulfite exporter TauE/SafE family protein: protein MAFLFVLTVGLLAGTISGIVGTGSSIMLMPVLVYAYGPKEAVPIMAVASVMANFSRILAWWREVDWRACAAYSVTGIPAAALGARTLLALPSHAVDLAIGSFLIAMVPVRHWLARHDLKANLWHLAIGGAIIGYLTGIVVSTGPLSVPLFLFYGLSKGAFLATEAASSLGLYFAKSVTFERFGALTGDVFVKGLVAGSSLMSGAFIAKRFVLHLKPEMFRLVMDAIMIAAGLSMLWNAAQT from the coding sequence TTGGCCTTTCTGTTCGTCCTCACCGTCGGCCTGCTCGCCGGCACCATCTCAGGCATCGTCGGCACCGGATCGTCGATCATGCTGATGCCGGTGCTTGTCTATGCCTATGGGCCGAAAGAGGCCGTGCCGATCATGGCGGTCGCCTCCGTCATGGCGAATTTTTCGCGCATCCTGGCCTGGTGGCGCGAGGTCGACTGGCGGGCCTGCGCGGCCTATTCGGTGACGGGCATTCCAGCGGCGGCACTCGGCGCCCGCACCTTGCTCGCCCTGCCCTCGCATGCCGTCGATCTCGCCATCGGCAGCTTCCTGATTGCAATGGTGCCGGTACGGCACTGGCTGGCGCGGCACGATCTCAAGGCCAACCTCTGGCACCTCGCCATCGGCGGCGCGATCATCGGCTATCTCACCGGCATCGTGGTCTCGACCGGCCCGCTAAGCGTGCCGCTGTTCCTGTTTTACGGGCTCAGCAAGGGCGCATTCCTCGCCACTGAAGCTGCCTCTTCGCTCGGGCTCTACTTCGCGAAATCCGTGACCTTCGAGCGCTTCGGCGCGCTGACCGGCGACGTCTTCGTCAAGGGCCTGGTTGCAGGCTCCTCCCTGATGTCGGGCGCCTTCATCGCCAAACGCTTCGTGCTGCACCTGAAGCCGGAGATGTTCCGCCTGGTGATGGACGCGATCATGATCGCGGCCGGGCTGTCCATGCTCTGGAATGCGGCGCAGACGTAA
- a CDS encoding GFA family protein, producing the protein MPIEASCHCGETVFEVTEAPSNVTRCTCSLCAKRGVLWAYYTPAQFRLLSPPDNVATYLWGSRTVKHHFCASCGCGTYSESPDWSSGKPDFDNPKVAVNARLFDDFDLDAVPVNMIDGRNLW; encoded by the coding sequence ATGCCGATCGAGGCAAGCTGTCATTGCGGTGAGACGGTGTTCGAGGTGACAGAGGCGCCTTCGAACGTGACGCGCTGCACCTGCTCGCTCTGCGCCAAGCGCGGCGTGCTGTGGGCTTATTACACCCCGGCGCAGTTTCGTCTGCTGTCACCGCCGGACAACGTCGCGACCTATCTCTGGGGCAGCCGCACGGTCAAACATCATTTCTGCGCAAGCTGCGGCTGCGGCACTTATTCGGAGTCGCCGGACTGGTCGAGCGGCAAGCCCGATTTCGACAATCCCAAGGTCGCGGTGAACGCGCGTCTGTTCGACGATTTCGACCTCGACGCCGTGCCGGTGAACATGATCGACGGCAGGAATTTGTGGTGA
- a CDS encoding exodeoxyribonuclease III has protein sequence MKIATFNINNINRRLPNLLAWLRAAKPDVVALQELKASDGEFPAAAIEKAGYGAVWCGQKTWNGVAILARNAEPVLTRDRLPGKPDDHEARYIEAAVRGIIVTSIYLPNGNPQPGPKFDYKLDWFARLKRHARSFIKQDLPVVLAGDYNVAPDTIDIYPTRSWDKDALIQPKSRAAFTSLIEQGWCDAIRELHPQKRIYTFWDYKRNRWPRDAGLRLDHLLLSPALVSRLAKAGVDKKVRGEDGASDHAPAWVVLK, from the coding sequence ATGAAGATTGCGACATTCAACATCAACAACATCAATCGCCGCCTGCCCAATCTGTTGGCATGGCTGCGCGCGGCAAAGCCGGATGTCGTCGCGCTTCAGGAACTGAAGGCAAGTGATGGCGAATTTCCGGCGGCCGCGATCGAAAAGGCCGGCTATGGCGCGGTCTGGTGTGGACAGAAAACCTGGAACGGCGTCGCCATCCTCGCCCGCAATGCGGAACCTGTGCTGACTCGCGATCGCCTGCCCGGAAAGCCTGACGATCACGAGGCGCGCTACATCGAGGCCGCGGTACGCGGAATCATCGTCACCAGCATCTATCTGCCGAACGGCAATCCGCAGCCAGGTCCGAAATTCGACTACAAGCTCGACTGGTTCGCGCGCCTCAAGCGCCACGCCAGGAGCTTCATCAAGCAGGACCTGCCCGTCGTGCTCGCCGGCGACTACAACGTCGCGCCTGATACGATCGACATCTATCCGACGCGCTCATGGGACAAGGATGCCCTGATCCAGCCCAAGAGCCGTGCGGCGTTCACCTCGCTCATCGAACAAGGCTGGTGCGATGCGATCCGCGAGCTGCATCCTCAGAAACGCATCTACACGTTCTGGGACTACAAGCGAAACCGCTGGCCGCGTGATGCGGGCCTGCGGCTAGACCATCTCCTGCTCAGCCCTGCCCTCGTCTCACGGCTGGCGAAAGCCGGAGTCGACAAGAAGGTTCGCGGCGAGGATGGCGCCAGCGATCACGCGCCGGCGTGGGTGGTGCTGAAGTAG
- a CDS encoding transporter substrate-binding domain-containing protein has translation MTKKTLLGAAAALCGLVMMAATPASADLLDDITQAKKIRISTDLAIPPSGMMDSSMKPTGSDVEVAQLLAKDWGFELEFIQTTGATRIPNVLTGKADIIISTLSVTPDRAKVIDFTKRYATLQSDVGCLKSSTVKDWPDLKDKSIGVSRGTTQDTTLSNMKDKDLKISRYDDDATMVTAAVSGQVDCVASSATIINQIGVKNPSRVFESRIPLATFDLAIGLKKGEQRLMDKLNAWITENVKNGKLNAIYKKFHGVELPPDMRS, from the coding sequence ATGACAAAGAAGACATTGCTGGGAGCTGCCGCCGCGCTGTGCGGCCTCGTCATGATGGCCGCGACGCCGGCATCGGCCGATCTGCTCGACGATATCACGCAGGCCAAGAAGATCCGTATCTCGACGGACCTCGCCATCCCGCCCTCGGGCATGATGGACTCCAGCATGAAGCCGACCGGCTCCGACGTCGAGGTCGCACAGCTGCTCGCCAAGGACTGGGGGTTCGAGCTCGAATTCATCCAGACCACCGGCGCAACCCGCATCCCGAACGTCTTGACCGGCAAGGCCGACATCATCATCTCGACCCTGTCGGTGACGCCCGACCGCGCCAAGGTGATCGACTTCACCAAGCGCTATGCCACGCTGCAATCCGACGTCGGCTGCCTGAAATCCTCGACGGTCAAGGACTGGCCCGACCTCAAGGACAAGTCGATCGGCGTCTCGCGCGGCACCACCCAGGACACCACCCTGTCCAACATGAAGGACAAGGACCTCAAGATCTCCCGCTACGATGACGACGCCACCATGGTGACGGCGGCCGTGTCCGGCCAGGTCGACTGCGTCGCCTCGTCCGCGACGATCATCAACCAGATCGGCGTGAAGAATCCCTCGCGCGTGTTCGAGTCCCGGATTCCGCTGGCGACCTTCGACCTCGCCATCGGCCTGAAGAAGGGCGAGCAGCGCCTGATGGACAAGCTCAACGCCTGGATCACCGAGAACGTCAAGAACGGCAAGCTCAACGCGATCTACAAGAAATTCCACGGCGTCGAGCTGCCGCCCGACATGCGCAGCTGA
- a CDS encoding FadR/GntR family transcriptional regulator — protein MELKRAAEGEKGFEKVFAFLRERLLAGSLKPGDRLISERELATLLGVSRPIVREALRALTVLGIVEIRDRIGTVVTRPDVSVLNDFFTFALAQQADMLDDVMQARVAIECQAIRLACERANIADFERLQRALAKIGDTIDEADAGGMADFEFHRAIVVASHSETLTVLHGSLAGLLTHSHRRRRELVQAFPSMKTYLIDDHRRIFDAIIARDPERADATLRKHFAIGDEFRRRAVVGDIDKTSASG, from the coding sequence ATGGAGCTCAAGCGAGCCGCTGAAGGCGAAAAGGGGTTCGAGAAGGTGTTCGCCTTCCTGCGCGAGCGCCTGCTTGCGGGCTCGCTGAAACCCGGCGACCGCCTGATCTCCGAGCGCGAGCTGGCAACGTTGCTCGGCGTCAGCCGGCCGATCGTCCGCGAGGCGCTGCGCGCCCTCACCGTGCTCGGCATCGTCGAGATCCGCGACCGCATCGGCACCGTGGTGACGCGGCCGGACGTCTCGGTGCTGAACGACTTCTTCACCTTCGCGCTCGCCCAGCAGGCGGACATGCTCGACGACGTCATGCAGGCGCGCGTCGCGATCGAATGCCAGGCGATCCGGCTTGCCTGCGAGCGCGCCAACATTGCCGATTTCGAACGGCTGCAGCGCGCGCTGGCCAAGATCGGCGACACCATCGACGAGGCCGACGCCGGCGGCATGGCCGACTTCGAATTCCACCGCGCCATCGTCGTGGCCTCGCATTCGGAGACCTTGACGGTCCTGCATGGTTCGCTGGCGGGTCTGCTGACGCATTCGCATCGCAGGCGCCGCGAACTGGTGCAGGCCTTCCCGTCGATGAAGACGTACCTGATCGACGACCACCGGCGCATCTTCGACGCGATCATCGCGCGCGACCCTGAGCGAGCGGATGCGACTCTGCGCAAGCATTTTGCCATCGGCGACGAATTCCGCAGGCGCGCCGTCGTCGGCGACATCGACAAGACCAGCGCTTCAGGCTGA
- a CDS encoding amino acid ABC transporter permease, with translation MNLQLDFPAVLERWPNFLGGAALTLELAAFATVLGALFGTLAAVGRGSHNALIAGACKVYVETIRNTPLLVQIFLVYFGLASLGLKLSAFTVAVAALTINVGAYTAEIMRAGFEAIPRGQIEAAEGLALSRLQIYWHIILLPAIEKVYPALTSQFVLLMLASSVCSQISAEELTAVANYIQSDTYRAFETYIIVAVLYIILSLVMRAGFWGLGLVLFPRRRRLGTPL, from the coding sequence ATGAACCTCCAACTCGACTTCCCCGCAGTGCTGGAGCGTTGGCCGAATTTTCTCGGCGGCGCGGCGCTGACGCTGGAGTTGGCGGCTTTTGCGACCGTGCTCGGCGCCCTGTTCGGCACGCTCGCGGCCGTCGGCCGCGGCTCGCACAACGCACTGATCGCGGGCGCCTGCAAGGTCTACGTCGAAACGATCCGCAACACTCCGCTGCTGGTACAGATCTTCCTGGTCTATTTCGGCCTCGCCAGCCTGGGCCTGAAACTCTCGGCCTTCACCGTGGCGGTGGCCGCGCTGACAATCAATGTCGGCGCCTACACCGCCGAGATCATGCGCGCCGGCTTCGAGGCGATCCCGCGCGGACAGATCGAGGCCGCCGAAGGGCTGGCGCTGTCGCGCCTGCAGATCTACTGGCACATCATTTTGCTGCCGGCGATCGAGAAGGTCTATCCGGCGCTGACCAGCCAGTTCGTGCTGTTGATGCTGGCCTCCTCGGTCTGCTCGCAGATCTCGGCCGAGGAGCTCACGGCGGTCGCCAACTACATCCAGTCGGACACCTATCGCGCGTTCGAGACCTACATCATCGTCGCCGTGCTCTACATCATCCTGTCGCTGGTGATGCGCGCCGGCTTCTGGGGCCTCGGCCTCGTGCTGTTCCCGCGCCGTCGCCGGCTCGGCACGCCGTTGTGA
- a CDS encoding replicative DNA helicase: MALTDSNVLKLAPEPGTPAYRSAPHNIEAEQSLLGAILVNNDAFYRVSDFLEPKHYFEPLHQTIYETAGSLIRMGKIATPVTLKTFLPADTDVGGMTIGQYLARLAAEATTIINAQDYGRTVYDLALRRDLIGIGEDMVNVAYDAPVDFAPRAQIEDAERRLYELAESGRYDGGFQKFSQALAVAVDLAAKAFQRDGKLSGISTGMRDLDTKMGGLQHSDLIIVAGRPGMGKTSLATNIAYNVAQAYVPEIQADGTTKAANGGVIGFFSCEMSADQLATRIVAERTGIPSSHIRRGGITEGDFEKIRNVSIELQSLPFYVDATGGLSIAQLMARARRLKRQKGLDLLVIDYIQLLSGSGKRSDNRVQEITEITTSLKALAKELNVPVIALSQLSRQVESRDDKRPQLSDLRESGSIEQDADVVLFVYREEYYLAMKEPRPGTPEHEKWQLDMSLAHGKAEVIIGKQRHGPTGTVDLAFEASVTRFGDLASDAQLPDRSGNDY, translated from the coding sequence ATGGCCCTCACTGATTCGAACGTCCTCAAGCTCGCGCCCGAGCCCGGAACTCCTGCCTACCGGAGTGCGCCGCATAATATCGAGGCGGAGCAGAGCCTTCTGGGCGCGATCCTGGTCAACAACGACGCCTTCTATCGCGTCTCCGACTTCCTGGAGCCGAAGCATTATTTCGAGCCATTGCATCAGACCATCTACGAGACCGCCGGCAGCCTGATCCGGATGGGCAAGATCGCCACGCCTGTCACGCTGAAGACGTTCCTCCCCGCCGACACCGACGTCGGCGGTATGACCATCGGGCAATATCTGGCGCGCCTCGCCGCCGAAGCGACCACCATCATCAACGCCCAGGACTACGGCCGCACCGTCTACGATCTGGCATTGCGCCGCGACCTGATCGGCATCGGCGAGGACATGGTCAATGTCGCCTATGACGCGCCGGTCGACTTCGCGCCGCGGGCGCAGATCGAGGACGCCGAGCGCCGGCTGTACGAGCTCGCCGAATCCGGCCGCTATGACGGCGGCTTCCAGAAGTTCTCGCAAGCGCTGGCGGTTGCCGTCGATCTCGCCGCAAAGGCGTTCCAGCGCGACGGCAAGCTGTCGGGCATCTCGACGGGTATGCGCGACCTCGACACCAAGATGGGCGGCCTGCAGCACTCCGATCTCATCATCGTGGCCGGACGCCCGGGCATGGGCAAGACGTCGCTGGCGACCAACATCGCCTACAACGTCGCGCAAGCCTATGTTCCCGAGATCCAGGCGGATGGCACCACGAAGGCCGCCAATGGCGGCGTGATCGGCTTCTTCTCCTGCGAAATGTCGGCCGACCAGCTCGCCACGCGTATCGTGGCCGAGCGCACCGGCATTCCCTCCTCCCACATCCGCCGTGGCGGCATCACGGAAGGCGATTTCGAGAAGATCCGCAACGTTTCGATCGAGCTGCAATCGCTGCCTTTCTATGTCGACGCGACCGGCGGCCTGTCGATCGCGCAGCTGATGGCGCGAGCCCGCCGGCTCAAGCGCCAGAAGGGCCTCGATCTCCTCGTGATCGACTACATCCAGCTGTTGTCGGGCTCGGGCAAGCGGAGCGACAACCGCGTCCAGGAAATCACGGAGATCACGACCAGCCTGAAAGCGCTGGCCAAGGAGCTCAACGTCCCTGTGATCGCGCTGTCGCAGCTCTCGCGTCAGGTGGAATCGCGCGACGACAAGCGGCCGCAGCTCTCCGACTTGCGTGAATCGGGCTCGATCGAGCAGGACGCCGACGTCGTGCTGTTCGTTTACCGCGAGGAATATTACCTCGCCATGAAGGAGCCGCGCCCGGGCACGCCTGAACACGAGAAGTGGCAGCTTGACATGAGTCTTGCGCACGGAAAGGCCGAAGTCATCATCGGCAAGCAGCGCCACGGCCCGACCGGCACCGTCGATCTGGCCTTCGAAGCCTCGGTCACGCGGTTCGGCGACCTCGCATCTGACGCTCAATTGCCGGATCGTAGCGGCAACGACTACTGA
- the rpiB gene encoding ribose 5-phosphate isomerase B, whose amino-acid sequence MRLVIGSDHAGWPLKQTVIDHIRKLGHDVVDVGSYDDKPVDFPDIARAVAQKVTSGEAARGIMVCGTGVGASIAANKMKGIRAAVCHDIHSAHQCVEHDDVNVMCIGAQIVGAWLAVDLVSSYLSAEFSTDEDFRRRVEKLRVMDEQG is encoded by the coding sequence ATGCGTCTCGTCATCGGATCCGACCACGCCGGCTGGCCGCTCAAGCAGACCGTCATCGACCATATCCGCAAGCTTGGCCATGACGTCGTCGACGTCGGCTCCTATGACGACAAGCCGGTGGACTTCCCCGACATCGCGCGCGCCGTGGCGCAGAAGGTGACCTCGGGCGAAGCCGCCCGCGGCATCATGGTCTGCGGCACCGGCGTCGGCGCCTCGATCGCCGCCAACAAGATGAAGGGCATCCGCGCCGCGGTCTGCCACGACATCCACTCCGCCCATCAGTGCGTCGAGCATGACGACGTCAACGTCATGTGCATCGGCGCGCAGATCGTCGGCGCGTGGCTTGCCGTCGATCTCGTCTCCTCCTATCTCTCCGCCGAATTTTCGACCGATGAGGATTTCCGCCGCCGCGTCGAGAAGCTGCGCGTGATGGACGAGCAAGGCTGA
- the alr gene encoding alanine racemase, with the protein MASDPKMIPQSGLLSAEANQAAALAAYGGVLTVDLDAIIANWRKLEKTAVPAECSAVIKADAYGCGAEQVSRALSKAGCKTFFVATIEEARKVRGAVPEAAIYVLGGYFQNTGEHYASINCRPVIGDLNELAEWDVFCRRTGWSGGAAIHIDTGMNRLGLTLAEAQAIIPRINAGDHGITLVMSHLVSAEQLNNPVNAKQLAAFRSIASEFSGVPAALANSSGVFLGAPFQFDLVRPGAALYGINPTPEADNPMQPVVDLKARIVQIRNVERGETVGYGGTWTARRPTKLAIIAVGYADGYFRAASSNDGTRGAEVIVAGKRCPVAGRVSMDLIAIDITDLPPNAARRGHLVTLIGEGITVDELAHHFGTIGYEVLTSLGHRYARIYKGGNVVEPLAKPEPAQAAEQPPAPPPIEQPANPPPLPS; encoded by the coding sequence ATGGCGTCCGACCCGAAAATGATCCCGCAATCCGGCCTCCTCTCCGCGGAGGCCAATCAGGCCGCCGCGCTCGCAGCCTATGGCGGCGTGCTCACCGTCGATCTCGACGCCATCATCGCCAACTGGCGCAAGCTCGAGAAGACGGCGGTGCCGGCCGAATGCTCGGCGGTGATAAAGGCCGACGCCTATGGCTGCGGCGCTGAGCAGGTCTCGCGGGCCCTCAGCAAGGCCGGCTGCAAGACCTTCTTCGTCGCCACCATCGAGGAAGCCCGCAAGGTGCGCGGGGCCGTGCCGGAAGCCGCAATCTATGTGCTCGGAGGCTATTTCCAGAACACCGGCGAACACTACGCCAGCATCAATTGCCGGCCGGTGATCGGCGATCTCAACGAACTCGCCGAATGGGACGTTTTCTGCCGCCGCACCGGCTGGAGCGGGGGCGCAGCGATCCACATCGACACCGGCATGAACCGGCTGGGGCTGACGCTTGCCGAAGCGCAGGCGATCATTCCCCGCATCAATGCCGGCGACCACGGCATCACGCTGGTCATGAGCCATCTGGTCTCGGCAGAACAGCTCAACAATCCCGTCAATGCCAAGCAGCTCGCAGCCTTCCGCAGCATCGCCAGCGAATTCTCCGGCGTGCCGGCAGCGCTTGCCAATTCGTCAGGCGTTTTCCTCGGCGCTCCGTTCCAGTTCGACCTGGTGCGGCCGGGCGCAGCGCTCTACGGCATCAATCCGACGCCGGAGGCTGACAACCCGATGCAGCCGGTCGTGGACCTCAAGGCGCGCATCGTGCAGATCCGCAACGTCGAGCGCGGCGAGACCGTCGGCTATGGCGGCACCTGGACGGCACGCAGGCCAACCAAGCTCGCGATCATCGCGGTTGGCTATGCCGACGGCTATTTCCGCGCCGCCAGCTCCAATGACGGCACCCGCGGCGCCGAAGTGATCGTCGCGGGCAAGCGCTGCCCGGTCGCGGGCCGCGTGTCCATGGATCTGATCGCGATCGACATCACCGACCTGCCGCCCAATGCGGCGCGGCGCGGCCATTTGGTGACGCTGATCGGAGAAGGCATCACCGTCGACGAGCTCGCGCATCATTTCGGCACCATCGGCTACGAGGTGCTGACCAGCCTCGGCCACCGCTACGCCCGAATCTACAAGGGCGGCAACGTGGTGGAGCCACTCGCAAAACCGGAGCCCGCGCAAGCCGCCGAGCAGCCGCCCGCCCCGCCGCCGATCGAGCAACCCGCGAACCCGCCGCCGCTGCCGTCCTGA
- a CDS encoding cysteine rich repeat-containing protein produces MSKLNFAAFIVVVAISGAASAQSSDPRGACKTDYDKFCAGIAPGGGKIIACLNAKRDQLSESCKTALDGRKKK; encoded by the coding sequence ATGTCCAAGTTGAACTTTGCGGCTTTCATCGTCGTTGTCGCGATCTCCGGAGCGGCTTCGGCACAATCGTCCGATCCGCGCGGTGCGTGCAAGACAGACTATGACAAATTCTGCGCCGGCATCGCGCCGGGCGGCGGCAAGATTATCGCCTGCCTCAACGCCAAGCGCGACCAGCTCAGCGAGTCCTGCAAGACGGCGCTCGACGGCCGGAAGAAGAAGTAG